The Chloroflexota bacterium sequence TACGAGACCGCGCGCAACATCGCGCTCTACGTCAAGCGACGCACCGGCACGACTTCGATTGCGGTCAATCGCGGCGTCCGCAATATCAACGCGCCGATCAGCCTGCACCCGAATTGCAGTGTCGAGATGGTGTCGCCGCAAACATTCCGCGAATTTTTGCTGCCTTATGATAAAATGCTCGCAAGCGATTTGTATCCGTACGGTATTCATCATTGCGGCAAGGACATGCACAAGGTCGCCGCGCTGTACGCCGAGATCGAGGGCGCGGTCTTTTTCGATGTCGGCTGGGGTTCGGATATTGCCGCGTGTCGCCGCGCCCTGCCGAACGCGATTTTCAATCTGCGGCTCAGCCCGGTGCGCGTCGCGACGTTATCGCGCGCAGAGGTCGTCGCGGATGTCGAGCACGTGTTGAGCGCGGGCGCGCCGCTCGAACGCGCGGCGGTGTGTTGCATCAACATGGACGGCGAAACGCCGGACGAAAACGTCCGCGCGATTTACGAAACGGTGGCGCGTTATCGTCAGAAATAATTTGCCCACGAAGTTCACGAAGAACACATAAATTCTTCTTTGTGATCTTGGTGTCCTTCGTGGGAGAAAAACAGAAGGAGAGGATAATGGCACGCGAAGACGAGATCAAACAAGGTTTGAACGAACATACGATTGCTGGACACGCGAAAGATGTCAAGGCGTTGACCGAAGAAGGTCTCGCGTTGGGAATGCAACCGCTCGATATGTTGTTTGGCGCGTTGATTCCGGCGTTGCAAGAAGTAGGACGGCGTTTTGAAAAGGGCGAGTACTTTGTGCCAGAGATGTTGATGTCGGCGAAGGCGATGGGCGAGGCGTTGAAATTGTTGCGCCCCATCCTCGCGCAAACCGGCGCGAAACCGGTCGCCAAGGTCATCATGCTCACTGTCAAGGGCGACTTGCACGACATCGGCAAGAACTTGTGCGACATGATGCTCGAAGGCGCGGGCTTTGAAGTGATTGATCTCGGCACGAATGTGCCGCCGGAAAAATTTATCGCCGCGGTCAAACAACACCAACCGCAACTCGTCGGTTTTTCCGCGTTCCTCACGACAACGATGCCCATGTTCAAAGTGAACATCGAATTGCTCGCGAAAGAAGGACTGCGCGACAAAGTGAAAGTGATGGTCGGCGGCGCGCCGGTGAATCAGGCGTACACGGATCGCGTGGGCGCGGATGGGTATGCGCCGGATGCCAGCTCGACCGTGCGGCTCGCGAAAAAATTGTTGCAAGACATGGGCTACGACGCGAATGCTGGGTCGGAAGCCAAAGCCGAAGTCGTCGCCACCATTGACGCGATGGAAAAACTGATGGAGCAGGTCGGGCAAGCGGAAGCGAAGCAGGCGAGTGAACAGTGAACGGTGAACAGTAGGGCAGTGTTCAGGGTTCAGAATTCAGTCCAATTACCAATTAGGAACTTACAACCTCCAACTTCCAATCGCTAATTTCTAATCCCTAACGAGGAAACATGGAAACGATAATTCAATCGAAAACGAAGACGGTCGTCATCGGCGCGGGTAATCCGTTCGTGATGATCGGTGAACGCATCAATCCGACCGGACGAAAAAAACTGGGTGAGGAAATGGTCGCGGGCGATTACTCACGCGTCGAGCGCGATGCGATCGCGCAAGTTGCCGCGGGCGCGCACATTCTCGATGTGAACGCGGGCACGCCGATGGGCGATGAGCCGACGATGATCGTCGCCGCGATTCGCACAATTCAAAAAGTGACGGATGTGCCGCTGTGCATTGACTCGTCGGTGATCGAGGCGCTCGAAGCCGCGCTCAGCGTGTACGAAGGCAAGGCGCTCGTCAACTCGGTGACCGGCGAGGATGAACGACTCGAACGCGTGTTGCCGCTTGTGAAAAAGTACGGCGCGGCGGTCATTGGTCTGGCAAATGACGCGACCGGTATTTCGAGCGATCCGGAAGAACGCATGCGCGTCGCGGAAAAAATCATTCAGCGCGCCGCGGATCACGGCATTGCGAAAGAGAATATCATTATTGATGCGCTGACAATGACGGTCGCGGCGGATCCCGAAGCGGCGGGGAATACCTTGGCGACGATGCGAATGATTCGCGAACACCTGGGTGTGAATTTGATCGCGGGTGCGAGCAACGTGTCGTTCGGCTTGCCCGACCGTTCGCCGATCAACGCGGCGTACTTGCCGATGGCGATGTTGTGCGGGCTGACGTGCGCGATCACCGACCCGACCAACCCGGTGATTCGTCAAGCGATTCTCGCGAGCGATGTGTTGCTCGGCAACGACCAGTACGCCGCGAATTGGATTGCGGACTTTCGCAAGCGAAGCGCGGCGAGTAAAGTGTAAGGCAAATTTCAAATTTGCTATGTAGCGAGGTAGATATGCCTAACATGGTGCCCCTTCGCAAAGACGTTCCACTCGAACATCGCTGGGACGTCGAAAGTATTTTTCCGGACGATGACGCGTGGGAAACTGAATTCAAACGCATCGAAGAGATGTTGCCCTCGCTCGCGCATTTTCGCGGACACCTTGCCGATAGCGCGGCGATGCTTGCCGAGTGGTTCGCGGCGAGCGAAGAAATCGAAATGCGCGCGGGCAAGGTGGTACTCTACGCAAGTATGCGGCACACGCCCGACACGACCGATCAAGTCGCGGTCGGTTTGAATGATCGCGCGCGCGGACTCGCGGCGCGTCTCGGCGCGGCGATGTCGTTCGCCGAACCCGAATTGCTCGCAATCGGTTTTGACGCATTGCGCGCGTGGATGCGCGATGAACCGTGCCTCGCCCAGTACGCGCACTATTTCGAGCGACTCGAACAACGCGCCGCGCAC is a genomic window containing:
- a CDS encoding dihydropteroate synthase, giving the protein METIIQSKTKTVVIGAGNPFVMIGERINPTGRKKLGEEMVAGDYSRVERDAIAQVAAGAHILDVNAGTPMGDEPTMIVAAIRTIQKVTDVPLCIDSSVIEALEAALSVYEGKALVNSVTGEDERLERVLPLVKKYGAAVIGLANDATGISSDPEERMRVAEKIIQRAADHGIAKENIIIDALTMTVAADPEAAGNTLATMRMIREHLGVNLIAGASNVSFGLPDRSPINAAYLPMAMLCGLTCAITDPTNPVIRQAILASDVLLGNDQYAANWIADFRKRSAASKV
- a CDS encoding corrinoid protein, translated to MAREDEIKQGLNEHTIAGHAKDVKALTEEGLALGMQPLDMLFGALIPALQEVGRRFEKGEYFVPEMLMSAKAMGEALKLLRPILAQTGAKPVAKVIMLTVKGDLHDIGKNLCDMMLEGAGFEVIDLGTNVPPEKFIAAVKQHQPQLVGFSAFLTTTMPMFKVNIELLAKEGLRDKVKVMVGGAPVNQAYTDRVGADGYAPDASSTVRLAKKLLQDMGYDANAGSEAKAEVVATIDAMEKLMEQVGQAEAKQASEQ